The Elephas maximus indicus isolate mEleMax1 chromosome 19, mEleMax1 primary haplotype, whole genome shotgun sequence genome contains a region encoding:
- the RAB37 gene encoding ras-related protein Rab-37 isoform X1, giving the protein MLGTPGATATRDAEVPESSAPCSPSYDLTGKVMLLGDSGVGKTCFLIQFKDGAFLSGTFIATVGIDFRNKVVTVDGVRVKLQIWDTAGQERFRSVTHAYYRDAQALLLLYDITNKSSFDNIRAWLTEINEYAQRDVVIMLLGNKSYRPPQRVGSTHSWGERWAGWGRRRASWGQAFLPQSNPSKLPGGCEQRKGDPFRGRGDPGQGVWSSLHGDQRQNRHERGASLSGHCQGAEIQGQAAGR; this is encoded by the exons ATGCTGGGCACGCCTGGCGCCACGGCCACCCGGGATGCAGAGGTCCCCGAGAGCTCCGCGCCTTGCAGTCCGAGCTACGATCTCACCGGCAAG GTGATGCTTCTGGGAGACTCAGGCGTCGGCAAAACCTGTTTCCTGATTCAATTCAAAGATGGGGCCTTCCTCTCCGGGACCTTCATAGCCACCGTCGGCATAGACTTCAGG AACAAGGTGGTGACCGTGGATGGTGTAAGGGTGAAGCTGCAG ATCTGGGACACCGCAGGGCAGGAGCGCTTCCGCAGTGTCACCCATGCCTATTACCGAGATGCTCAGG cCCTGCTCCTGCTGTACGACATTACAAACAAATCGTCCTTCGACAACATCCGG GCTTGGCTCACTGAGATTAATGAGTATGCGCAGAGGGATGTGGTGATCATGTTGCTAGGCAACAAG TCCTACAGGCCACCACAAAGGGTGGGCAGCACCCACTCCTGGGGTGAAAGATGGGCCGGCTGGGGCAGGAGAAGGGCCAGTTGGGGGCAAGCCTTCCTTCCCCAAAGTAACCCATCCAAGCTTCCAGGCGGATGTGAGCAGCGAAAGGGAGATCCGTTCAGAGGACGGGGAGACCCTGGCCAGG GAGTATGGAGTTCCCTTCATGGAGACCAGCGCCAAAACAGGCATGAACGTGGAGCTAGCCTTTCTGGCCATTGCCAA GGAGCTGAAAtacagggccaggcagcaggCCGGTGA
- the RAB37 gene encoding ras-related protein Rab-37 isoform X2 — MLGTPGATATRDAEVPESSAPCSPSYDLTGKVMLLGDSGVGKTCFLIQFKDGAFLSGTFIATVGIDFRNKVVTVDGVRVKLQIWDTAGQERFRSVTHAYYRDAQALLLLYDITNKSSFDNIRAWLTEINEYAQRDVVIMLLGNKADVSSEREIRSEDGETLAREYGVPFMETSAKTGMNVELAFLAIAKELKYRARQQAGEPSFQIRDYVESQKKRSSCCSFV; from the exons ATGCTGGGCACGCCTGGCGCCACGGCCACCCGGGATGCAGAGGTCCCCGAGAGCTCCGCGCCTTGCAGTCCGAGCTACGATCTCACCGGCAAG GTGATGCTTCTGGGAGACTCAGGCGTCGGCAAAACCTGTTTCCTGATTCAATTCAAAGATGGGGCCTTCCTCTCCGGGACCTTCATAGCCACCGTCGGCATAGACTTCAGG AACAAGGTGGTGACCGTGGATGGTGTAAGGGTGAAGCTGCAG ATCTGGGACACCGCAGGGCAGGAGCGCTTCCGCAGTGTCACCCATGCCTATTACCGAGATGCTCAGG cCCTGCTCCTGCTGTACGACATTACAAACAAATCGTCCTTCGACAACATCCGG GCTTGGCTCACTGAGATTAATGAGTATGCGCAGAGGGATGTGGTGATCATGTTGCTAGGCAACAAG GCGGATGTGAGCAGCGAAAGGGAGATCCGTTCAGAGGACGGGGAGACCCTGGCCAGG GAGTATGGAGTTCCCTTCATGGAGACCAGCGCCAAAACAGGCATGAACGTGGAGCTAGCCTTTCTGGCCATTGCCAA GGAGCTGAAAtacagggccaggcagcaggCCGGTGAGCCCAGCTTCCAGATCCGAGACTATGTGGAGTCCCAGAAGAAACGATCCAGTTGCTGCTCCTTCGTGTGA